In one window of Dokdonia sp. PRO95 DNA:
- a CDS encoding O-antigen ligase family protein produces the protein MNISKQSTYLTFMVIHIIIGVLVYLVRSLALVYFAGSILYFLVQIFRAGNKNNEALMAAGYMTGAEVFFRMSQSVPIYEAGKYSVIAFMLIGLFLSGTSRKSGIYWLYIFLLLPSILVASMNLNLGTNVRNAIFFNLSGPVCLGLAALYCIDRKLTYKQLSTLTRWILLPIVGMSIYITLGTPDLREALSGTGANYAATGGFGPNQVSTVLGLGMFLSLVQLVVYSKDKVFLFIHLALTGFLLYKGIITFSRGGVITGIGCSVAFLVIYFAGSKGVARRRMMTYLILLGGVLVAVSAYSSFQTNGLINKRYTNRDAAGRIKSDITTGRAEIFETELNAFYNNPVIGVGAGKAKELRAEETGIGAASHNEVSRLLSEHGSLGLIILGILIIYPLVYRAKNRRNYLFFAALGFWFMTINHSSMRIAAPAFIYALALLNVVHEKKKTPIRR, from the coding sequence GTGAATATATCAAAACAATCTACGTACTTAACCTTTATGGTGATTCATATCATCATAGGCGTATTAGTGTATCTCGTGCGGTCTCTTGCGCTCGTGTATTTTGCAGGTAGTATTCTCTATTTTTTAGTTCAAATATTTAGAGCTGGAAATAAAAATAATGAAGCACTCATGGCAGCGGGATATATGACTGGTGCAGAGGTTTTCTTTAGGATGAGTCAATCTGTTCCTATCTATGAAGCAGGTAAGTATTCGGTAATAGCTTTTATGTTAATAGGACTTTTCTTAAGTGGTACTAGTCGGAAATCGGGAATATATTGGTTGTATATTTTCTTGCTACTTCCAAGTATATTAGTAGCCTCTATGAATCTAAACCTAGGTACAAATGTTAGAAACGCAATTTTCTTTAATCTCAGTGGTCCAGTATGTTTAGGTCTCGCGGCATTATACTGCATTGATAGAAAATTAACGTATAAACAACTTTCTACCTTGACTAGATGGATTTTATTACCTATTGTGGGGATGTCTATTTACATCACTTTAGGAACTCCAGACTTAAGAGAGGCTTTAAGTGGCACAGGAGCAAATTATGCTGCTACAGGTGGTTTTGGACCTAATCAAGTGTCTACAGTGTTAGGTTTAGGAATGTTTCTGTCACTTGTCCAGCTTGTGGTCTATAGTAAGGATAAAGTTTTCTTATTTATTCATCTAGCGCTTACGGGCTTTTTACTTTATAAAGGGATTATTACATTTTCAAGAGGAGGAGTAATTACAGGTATTGGTTGCAGCGTAGCCTTCTTAGTTATTTATTTTGCAGGCTCAAAAGGTGTCGCTCGTAGAAGAATGATGACCTACTTGATTTTATTAGGAGGCGTGCTTGTTGCTGTTAGTGCTTATAGCTCTTTCCAAACCAATGGACTTATTAATAAACGCTATACCAATAGAGATGCCGCCGGCCGGATTAAAAGTGATATTACTACGGGTAGGGCAGAGATTTTTGAGACGGAGTTAAATGCCTTTTACAATAATCCTGTCATTGGAGTTGGGGCTGGTAAAGCAAAAGAATTAAGAGCAGAAGAAACAGGTATTGGAGCTGCTTCTCATAACGAAGTCAGTAGATTATTATCAGAACATGGTAGTTTAGGATTAATTATACTAGGAATTCTTATTATTTATCCACTTGTATATCGAGCTAAGAATAGAAGGAACTATCTATTTTTTGCGGCTCTAGGGTTTTGGTTTATGACCATAAATCACTCATCAATGCGTATTGCTGCGCCAGCTTTTATATATGCTCTTGCCCTTTTAAACGTTGTTCATGAAAAGAAAAAGACTCCTATACGTAGGTAA
- a CDS encoding glycosyltransferase family 4 protein — protein MKRKRLLYVGNALSNKGKTVTTIETLSLLLRQEGYDVEVTSTKQNKSLRMLDMMRALLRSRKSIDTVLIDTYSTANFWYAVVIARLCRAFSIPYIPILHGGNLPERLIKNKKTCEQLFCKAAVNVAPSGYLYNAFAKAGFSNIQHIPNTIELDNYPFKERAVFKPKLLWVRSFAEIYNPLMAIQVLEKILQKYPEATLTMVGPDKDGSLARCEDYVTNHHLPVKFTGSLSKEAWTSLAQNHDVFISTTNFDNTPVSVIEAMALGLPVVSTNVGGMPYLIHDTVDGLLSTPENVSAFSEKISRLLENTISTKEIVLNARQKVESFDWNVVKEQWHKVLC, from the coding sequence ATGAAAAGAAAAAGACTCCTATACGTAGGTAACGCGCTATCCAATAAAGGGAAGACGGTTACCACTATTGAGACGCTTAGTTTATTACTGAGGCAGGAAGGCTATGATGTTGAGGTAACGTCAACAAAACAAAATAAGTCACTACGCATGCTTGATATGATGCGTGCATTATTGCGTTCTCGCAAGAGTATAGACACTGTTCTCATAGATACATATAGCACTGCCAATTTTTGGTATGCGGTGGTCATTGCTCGTTTATGTAGAGCATTCAGTATTCCTTATATCCCTATTTTACACGGAGGTAATTTGCCAGAACGCCTCATTAAGAACAAAAAGACATGTGAGCAACTCTTTTGCAAAGCAGCGGTAAACGTGGCTCCTAGTGGGTATTTATATAACGCTTTCGCGAAAGCGGGTTTCTCAAATATCCAACACATCCCTAACACCATTGAATTAGATAACTATCCATTTAAGGAGCGAGCAGTATTTAAACCCAAATTATTATGGGTACGCTCATTTGCCGAAATTTATAATCCGCTCATGGCCATTCAAGTACTTGAGAAAATACTTCAAAAGTATCCTGAAGCTACTCTAACTATGGTTGGGCCAGATAAGGATGGAAGTCTAGCGCGGTGTGAAGATTATGTGACAAATCATCATTTACCTGTGAAATTTACAGGAAGTCTTTCTAAAGAAGCTTGGACATCTCTAGCGCAAAATCATGATGTTTTTATAAGTACCACAAACTTTGATAATACTCCAGTGAGTGTGATAGAGGCAATGGCACTGGGGTTACCTGTAGTTTCTACAAATGTAGGTGGAATGCCATATCTTATTCATGACACCGTAGATGGGCTATTATCCACTCCAGAGAATGTTTCTGCTTTTTCAGAAAAGATAAGTAGGTTGCTTGAGAACACAATAAGCACAAAGGAAATAGTATTGAATGCTCGTCAAAAAGTAGAATCCTTTGATTGGAATGTAGTAAAAGAGCAATGGCATAAAGTGCTCTGCTAA